A DNA window from uncultured Methanoregula sp. contains the following coding sequences:
- a CDS encoding NAD(P)H-hydrate dehydratase yields MLPEQMNGFLEEGPITASRMRAVDRNAMALGVDELQLMESAGRGLAGQVLLQNPNRVLVLCGKGNNGGDGMVAARHLQRGVETDVIYYESSDRSPSCSHQLSALRNCRLGLHPFSVREDLALLKPLFDRADVIVDALLGIGITCGIREPFAACIALANDSPAKIIAADIPTPGIRADQICGFHRAKMAGSTVIDIGIPVRAECCTGPGDLLQLSPRDPKAHKGVGGSVLVIGGGPYQGAPYLAGLGALRAGADIVRIASPVFEPIPDLIFERLSGDRITEEHTERLIALAQKADVVVCGNGMGTESHAVVSAIAPHCKKAVFDADALRLPIPHALGETIYTPHGGEFARITGSALPDDTFGRACAARDAKIGGTVILKGKTDIITDGRRVRFNRTGAPGMTVGGTGDVLAGIAGALLHRLPAFEAACIAAYVNGRAGELVAAERGEGMLASDLVDRIPAVLFGKSD; encoded by the coding sequence ATGCTTCCCGAACAGATGAACGGCTTTTTGGAGGAGGGACCGATCACCGCTTCCCGGATGCGGGCCGTGGACCGGAACGCCATGGCGCTCGGGGTTGACGAGCTCCAGCTCATGGAGAGCGCCGGCCGGGGGCTCGCCGGCCAGGTGCTCCTGCAGAATCCGAACCGGGTCCTGGTGCTCTGCGGCAAGGGCAACAACGGGGGGGACGGCATGGTTGCCGCCCGGCACCTCCAGCGGGGCGTGGAGACCGATGTCATCTATTACGAATCTTCGGACCGGAGCCCGTCCTGCAGCCACCAGTTGTCCGCCCTGCGGAATTGCCGTCTCGGGCTTCACCCGTTTTCTGTCCGCGAGGATCTCGCCCTGCTCAAGCCGCTGTTTGATCGGGCGGATGTGATCGTTGATGCTCTGCTGGGAATCGGCATCACCTGCGGGATCCGGGAGCCGTTTGCTGCCTGCATTGCTCTGGCAAACGACTCGCCTGCAAAGATCATTGCAGCCGACATCCCGACCCCGGGCATCCGTGCGGATCAGATCTGCGGATTCCACCGGGCCAAGATGGCAGGCTCGACCGTGATCGATATCGGCATACCCGTCAGGGCGGAATGCTGCACCGGCCCGGGGGATCTTCTGCAGCTCTCGCCCCGCGATCCGAAAGCCCACAAGGGTGTCGGGGGCTCGGTGCTGGTCATCGGTGGCGGGCCGTACCAGGGCGCCCCGTATCTTGCGGGGCTCGGGGCACTCCGGGCCGGGGCCGATATTGTCCGGATAGCATCCCCCGTGTTTGAGCCGATCCCCGACCTCATCTTCGAGCGGCTGTCCGGCGACCGGATTACGGAGGAACATACGGAACGCCTTATCGCGCTCGCTCAGAAGGCAGATGTGGTTGTCTGCGGGAACGGGATGGGCACGGAGAGCCATGCGGTAGTCTCGGCCATTGCCCCGCATTGCAAAAAGGCAGTATTCGATGCGGATGCCCTGCGGCTCCCGATCCCCCATGCCCTTGGGGAGACCATCTATACCCCGCATGGCGGGGAATTTGCCCGGATCACGGGTTCTGCCCTTCCGGACGATACCTTCGGCCGGGCCTGCGCTGCACGGGATGCAAAGATCGGCGGGACGGTCATCCTGAAAGGAAAGACCGATATCATCACGGACGGCCGCCGGGTCCGGTTCAACCGGACGGGAGCTCCCGGGATGACGGTCGGGGGAACCGGTGATGTTCTTGCCGGTATTGCCGGGGCGCTCCTCCACCGGCTCCCGGCGTTCGAAGCAGCATGCATTGCCGCGTATGTCAACGGGCGGGCCGGCGAGCTGGTGGCAGCAGAGCGGGGCGAGGGGATGCTCGCGTCCGATCTCGTGGACCGGATCCCTGCGGTCTTATTCGGGAAGAGTGATTGA
- the thsA gene encoding thermosome subunit alpha, which yields MSQQLGGQPIIIVKEGTTKSSGQEAQNNNIAAAKAVAAAVRSTLGPRGMDKMLIDGIGEITITNDGVTILKEMDIEHPAAKMIVEVAKTQDAEVGDGTTTSVIIAGELLKNAEGLLTQSVHPTVITEGYRMAAAKSLEILEGIAITVKPTDTAMLKKIAGTALTGKNAEVSRDHLSDIIVKAVTSVTDADGTADLAHINVEKKVGASTDDTELVEGMVIDKERAHPSMPESVKNAKILLLNVALEFKKTEVNAKINMSTPEQVQAFLDEEEHMVRQMVDKVVASGANVVFCQKGIDDVAQHYLAKAGILAVRRVKKSDCENLARATGAVIANTIDTITAKDLGTAGLVEERKISGGEMIFIAKCKNPKAVSIIVRGGTEHVVDELERAIHDALMVVSVVISGKKIVAGGGAPETELSLRLREYAATVGGRAQLAIETFASSMEIIPKTLAENAGLDAIDMLVNMRAAHEAGKKTFGVDADAKKPSDMLKLGVVEPLRVKTQAISSAAEAAVMILRIDDVIAASKSAAPGGMPPGGMGGMPPGMG from the coding sequence ATGTCACAGCAGCTCGGGGGACAACCCATCATCATTGTCAAGGAAGGAACAACCAAGTCCAGCGGGCAGGAAGCCCAGAACAATAATATTGCGGCGGCAAAAGCCGTTGCAGCCGCAGTCCGCTCAACCCTCGGGCCCCGGGGCATGGACAAGATGCTCATCGACGGGATCGGGGAGATCACCATCACCAACGACGGGGTCACCATCCTCAAGGAGATGGACATCGAGCACCCGGCCGCGAAGATGATAGTCGAGGTTGCCAAGACCCAGGACGCCGAAGTCGGCGACGGGACCACCACCTCGGTCATCATTGCCGGCGAACTGCTCAAGAATGCCGAGGGGCTCTTAACGCAGAGCGTGCACCCGACCGTCATCACCGAAGGCTACCGGATGGCTGCAGCCAAGTCCCTTGAGATCCTTGAGGGTATTGCCATCACGGTCAAGCCGACCGATACCGCGATGCTCAAAAAGATTGCAGGAACCGCACTGACCGGCAAGAATGCCGAAGTGTCCCGGGATCACTTAAGCGATATCATAGTCAAGGCAGTCACCTCGGTTACGGATGCGGACGGGACTGCGGACCTCGCCCACATCAATGTCGAGAAGAAAGTCGGGGCATCAACGGATGATACCGAACTTGTTGAAGGCATGGTCATCGACAAGGAGCGGGCCCACCCCTCCATGCCCGAATCCGTCAAGAATGCCAAGATCCTCCTCCTCAACGTGGCGCTCGAGTTCAAGAAGACCGAAGTGAATGCCAAGATCAACATGTCCACGCCCGAACAGGTGCAGGCATTCCTTGACGAGGAAGAGCACATGGTCCGCCAGATGGTGGACAAGGTTGTTGCAAGCGGGGCGAACGTTGTCTTCTGCCAGAAAGGAATCGACGATGTTGCCCAGCACTATCTTGCCAAGGCCGGCATCCTTGCGGTCCGCCGGGTCAAGAAGAGCGACTGCGAGAACCTGGCCCGGGCAACCGGGGCGGTCATTGCCAACACCATTGACACGATCACCGCAAAGGATCTCGGCACTGCCGGGCTTGTCGAGGAGCGCAAGATCTCGGGCGGCGAGATGATCTTTATTGCAAAATGCAAGAACCCGAAAGCGGTCTCCATCATTGTCCGGGGCGGGACCGAGCATGTTGTCGACGAACTCGAACGTGCCATCCACGACGCCCTCATGGTCGTTTCCGTGGTCATCTCCGGTAAGAAGATCGTTGCCGGTGGCGGGGCACCCGAGACCGAACTCTCGCTCCGTCTCCGCGAGTACGCGGCAACGGTTGGCGGCCGGGCACAACTCGCCATCGAGACCTTCGCGTCGTCGATGGAGATCATCCCAAAGACCCTTGCGGAGAATGCCGGGCTCGATGCCATCGACATGCTCGTGAACATGCGGGCTGCCCACGAAGCCGGCAAGAAGACGTTCGGTGTCGATGCCGATGCCAAGAAGCCCTCCGATATGCTCAAGCTCGGCGTTGTCGAGCCCCTCCGGGTCAAGACCCAGGCCATCTCAAGCGCTGCAGAAGCTGCGGTCATGATCCTGCGGATCGACGATGTCATCGCAGCCTCGAAGTCAGCAGCCCCCGGCGGGATGCCACCCGGCGGAATGGGCGGCATGCCCCCGGGCATGGGATAA
- a CDS encoding nascent polypeptide-associated complex protein, with protein sequence MLPGNINPRQMKAMMKKLGMNVEQIEDVQSIVIKTPKGSWIFDSAEVSAMTMQGATSYQITGEPRFVPAEIEIPAEDITMVAAQANVPVEKAKEALIATKGDIAEAIMKLAQ encoded by the coding sequence ATGCTTCCGGGAAATATCAACCCGCGCCAGATGAAGGCGATGATGAAGAAGCTCGGCATGAACGTCGAGCAGATTGAAGACGTACAGAGTATTGTTATCAAGACACCCAAGGGCAGCTGGATCTTCGATTCAGCCGAGGTCTCGGCAATGACCATGCAGGGTGCCACCAGTTACCAGATCACAGGCGAACCCCGGTTCGTCCCGGCAGAGATCGAGATCCCGGCAGAGGACATCACCATGGTTGCGGCACAGGCGAACGTTCCTGTGGAGAAGGCAAAGGAAGCCCTCATTGCAACGAAAGGCGACATTGCCGAAGCCATCATGAAGCTGGCCCAGTGA
- a CDS encoding methyltransferase domain-containing protein — MIEAGDRVLLAGEGREFWVKAGPGKLGTDKGQIELESLVGKAGGDVITTHSGSEFVIRIPRPTDFFTYGKRSGAPMLPKDIGLVIAYTGMNHNDDVLDAGTGSGIAAIYFGGVAKTVKTYEIRPEFSTLAMKNIAEAKLPNVEAVAKDFLDAEGSFDVVHLDLQIQTEHVTHAFSLLRSGGYLACYTPFLEQMAIVVDAATPLFREVHTHELIEREMTRSKRGTRPSTSVSHSGYVTIARK, encoded by the coding sequence ATGATCGAAGCAGGCGACCGGGTTCTTCTCGCAGGAGAAGGCAGGGAATTCTGGGTCAAAGCCGGGCCGGGAAAGCTCGGCACCGACAAGGGCCAGATCGAACTCGAATCCCTGGTCGGGAAAGCCGGCGGGGATGTGATCACTACTCACAGCGGCTCGGAGTTCGTGATCCGCATCCCGAGGCCGACGGATTTCTTTACGTACGGCAAGCGTTCGGGAGCCCCGATGCTGCCAAAAGACATCGGCCTCGTCATCGCCTATACCGGCATGAACCACAACGATGACGTGCTCGATGCCGGCACCGGCAGCGGCATTGCGGCCATCTATTTCGGCGGGGTTGCAAAGACCGTGAAAACCTACGAGATCCGGCCGGAGTTCTCCACGCTCGCGATGAAGAACATCGCCGAGGCGAAACTGCCCAACGTGGAGGCCGTGGCAAAGGATTTTCTTGACGCTGAAGGATCATTCGATGTCGTCCATCTCGATCTCCAGATCCAGACCGAGCACGTGACCCATGCATTTTCCCTGCTCCGGTCCGGGGGATACCTCGCGTGCTACACGCCGTTTTTGGAACAGATGGCAATTGTCGTGGACGCGGCAACCCCGCTCTTCCGCGAAGTGCACACCCACGAGCTCATCGAGCGGGAGATGACCCGGTCGAAACGGGGGACCCGGCCGTCGACGTCGGTGAGTCACTCGGGGTATGTGACGATTGCGAGGAAATAA
- a CDS encoding amino acid permease yields the protein MAETTGNGFKLTLVAFVLITAAALMSIRTFPTQGVVGWQSIVFCLLAIVIYLIPASLVSAELATGWPQEGGVYVWVKEAFGEKWGFTAVWLQWFQMTIGFISILTFIAATFSFLFNPDLANNKLYLFIVIVVIWWGLTFINFRGLKDYARISSWSVVLGTFIPAAVLIIGGLWYILAGNPVQLTLHPAVSDFMPDLSSASNLVLLVTFVFVFIGIEMTATHAKEIKDVQKNYPLGILIVGVVMAVVSIIGALIVAMLVPVNNLNLLAGIMQSFNVIFVSLHLSWLTMLFALLIAIGAIGQVSTWILGPVRGLFATAAEGTLPPVLQKVNKNGIPVNMLILQGILITFWGAVYVLLPGGVNSSFWMLFALTTTVYIVMYFLMYAAAVKLRYTQPDVKRAFTIPGGKLGMWLVAGFGFLMMVLLFLLAMLPPTQIKEGSSFVIFMVVGTVLVAVVPLLIYAFKKPSWKISKTPAKTNE from the coding sequence ATGGCTGAAACCACTGGAAACGGATTCAAACTGACGCTTGTCGCGTTCGTTCTCATCACTGCCGCAGCCCTGATGAGCATACGAACGTTCCCGACCCAGGGCGTTGTCGGATGGCAGTCGATCGTCTTCTGCCTCCTCGCAATCGTTATCTACCTTATTCCTGCATCGCTCGTCTCCGCAGAGCTTGCAACCGGGTGGCCCCAGGAAGGGGGTGTTTATGTCTGGGTCAAGGAAGCCTTCGGGGAGAAATGGGGCTTTACCGCGGTCTGGCTGCAATGGTTCCAGATGACGATCGGGTTCATCAGCATCCTCACGTTCATTGCCGCAACCTTCTCGTTCCTCTTCAATCCCGATCTTGCCAACAACAAACTGTATCTGTTCATTGTAATCGTGGTCATCTGGTGGGGTCTCACGTTCATCAACTTCCGGGGGCTCAAGGATTATGCACGGATCAGTTCCTGGTCGGTAGTTCTCGGGACATTCATCCCGGCAGCCGTGCTGATCATCGGGGGATTATGGTACATCCTTGCGGGCAACCCGGTCCAGCTCACCCTTCATCCTGCGGTCAGCGACTTTATGCCCGATCTGTCCTCGGCATCGAACCTGGTACTCCTCGTCACCTTTGTCTTCGTCTTCATCGGCATCGAGATGACGGCAACGCATGCCAAGGAGATCAAGGATGTCCAGAAGAACTACCCGCTCGGGATTCTCATTGTCGGCGTTGTCATGGCAGTCGTGAGCATCATCGGGGCACTCATCGTTGCCATGCTCGTCCCGGTCAACAACCTCAACCTGCTGGCAGGGATCATGCAGTCCTTCAATGTCATCTTCGTGAGCCTTCACCTGTCCTGGCTGACCATGCTCTTTGCCCTGCTCATAGCAATCGGGGCAATCGGCCAGGTCTCGACCTGGATCCTCGGCCCGGTCCGGGGTCTCTTTGCAACGGCGGCCGAGGGGACGCTTCCTCCTGTTCTCCAGAAGGTCAACAAGAACGGCATCCCGGTCAACATGCTCATCCTCCAGGGCATCCTCATCACCTTCTGGGGTGCAGTCTATGTGCTCCTGCCCGGTGGCGTGAACAGTTCCTTCTGGATGCTCTTTGCCCTGACAACGACCGTCTATATCGTCATGTATTTCTTGATGTATGCGGCAGCGGTCAAACTCCGCTATACCCAGCCTGACGTGAAGCGGGCCTTCACGATTCCCGGTGGAAAACTCGGCATGTGGCTGGTTGCCGGTTTCGGGTTCCTCATGATGGTCCTCCTCTTCCTCCTGGCCATGCTTCCGCCAACCCAGATCAAGGAGGGCAGCAGCTTTGTGATCTTCATGGTTGTGGGTACAGTCCTTGTGGCAGTCGTTCCCCTGCTCATCTACGCGTTCAAGAAACCGTCCTGGAAGATCAGCAAGACTCCCGCAAAAACGAATGAGTAA
- a CDS encoding PUA domain-containing protein, which produces MSTGYSENSSLRRVQVIADFQFGGGIGTGLFPEGCTFLLSTTGRIRQILYEGSRLATIRASDGRLTIGIEGAKRLHALLPAPAYRVVIRDDVAEFVAQGKNAFAKHVVGADPAIRAGDDVLVVAGGDRLIACGAAVVSGTEMLAFNYGVAVKVRQGSEKDASGKYQPAPDEGDDEEARHERRAD; this is translated from the coding sequence GTGTCAACAGGTTACTCGGAGAACAGTTCGCTGCGGCGGGTCCAGGTCATCGCTGACTTCCAGTTCGGCGGGGGAATCGGGACAGGGCTCTTTCCCGAAGGCTGCACCTTCCTTCTCTCAACTACCGGGAGGATCCGGCAGATCCTTTATGAAGGGTCCCGACTTGCAACCATCCGGGCCTCAGACGGCCGGCTGACCATCGGGATCGAAGGGGCAAAGAGACTGCACGCCCTCCTTCCGGCCCCGGCTTACCGAGTGGTCATCCGGGACGACGTGGCAGAGTTCGTGGCACAGGGCAAGAACGCGTTTGCCAAGCATGTTGTGGGAGCCGACCCCGCCATCCGCGCGGGGGACGATGTTCTCGTCGTTGCCGGGGGCGATCGCCTGATTGCCTGCGGGGCTGCGGTTGTTTCAGGCACCGAGATGCTTGCATTTAATTACGGAGTAGCCGTAAAAGTACGGCAGGGGAGTGAGAAAGATGCTTCCGGGAAATATCAACCCGCGCCAGATGAAGGCGATGATGAAGAAGCTCGGCATGAACGTCGAGCAGATTGA
- a CDS encoding ATP-binding protein gives MWLPDIRTLFLILLLVNLMLSLLLFIFWKTQKTYNGFSVWMLSLLLVSGGYLLYISPRALFPLGTLGNLMIVIAVMLRLDSVWRFYRDRPLPRLVYGILVPAALLLIWFRFADESLIVRGAIIGALIVPSFIATALIALRVQDPATRSLRYMFAASLLVTGLLWTILVIRAAILPGDYSLDGPDPFNPVFFTVTILMDIVGTASFLMLNMARSQEDLRESELRYRNLADNLPDFVLIHDREVIRYANPAAALLAGPSRQTLAGQSIYTLLTPESAGALREAVGAARGGGGAAPLREIDLLLPDGTIRHGIIATVPIEDKGISAFLSVITDITERKAAEDALVRVNKKLTILSSITRHDIKNQITALSAYLELSRMATMDVLPASEYVQKEMRIAGILEEQIDFTRIYEDMGTTAPTWQNIGDRIARGVAALPMRDVTVEVDRRDLEIYADPLFERVLYNLMDNALKYGGSSMTAIRVTSREVSGGLVVTCEDNGEGIAHEDKARLFQRGFGKNTGLGLFLSREILSITGITIAETGEPGKGARFEMVVPMGAYRFTGGA, from the coding sequence ATGTGGTTGCCCGATATCAGGACCCTCTTTCTGATCCTCCTGCTCGTCAATCTCATGCTTTCACTCCTGCTCTTCATCTTCTGGAAGACACAGAAGACCTACAACGGGTTCAGCGTCTGGATGCTCTCCCTGCTGCTCGTCTCTGGCGGCTACCTGTTGTACATCAGCCCCCGGGCCCTTTTTCCTCTCGGAACACTCGGGAATCTGATGATCGTGATCGCGGTCATGCTCCGGCTCGACAGCGTCTGGAGATTTTACCGGGATAGGCCGCTCCCAAGGCTCGTCTACGGCATCCTTGTACCGGCCGCACTCCTGCTCATATGGTTCAGGTTCGCTGATGAATCGTTGATCGTGAGGGGGGCCATCATCGGGGCGCTCATCGTACCTTCGTTCATTGCTACTGCCCTGATTGCCCTGCGGGTACAGGATCCCGCAACCCGATCGCTCCGCTACATGTTCGCCGCGTCCCTCCTGGTGACGGGCCTCCTCTGGACAATCCTGGTCATCAGGGCTGCTATCCTCCCCGGGGACTACTCGCTGGACGGCCCTGATCCCTTCAACCCCGTCTTCTTTACCGTAACCATCCTGATGGATATCGTAGGTACGGCCTCCTTCCTGATGCTCAACATGGCACGGTCGCAGGAAGATCTCCGGGAGAGCGAGCTGCGGTACCGGAACCTGGCGGACAACCTGCCGGACTTTGTCCTCATCCATGACCGGGAGGTTATCCGGTACGCAAACCCGGCAGCCGCCCTGCTTGCCGGGCCCTCCCGGCAGACTCTTGCCGGGCAGTCGATCTATACCCTCCTTACACCGGAAAGTGCCGGTGCCCTGCGGGAGGCGGTCGGCGCAGCCCGGGGCGGAGGCGGTGCAGCCCCGCTGCGGGAGATCGATCTCCTGCTCCCGGACGGAACAATCCGGCACGGCATCATCGCGACGGTGCCCATCGAAGACAAGGGGATTTCGGCATTCCTGTCTGTTATCACCGACATTACCGAACGGAAAGCCGCTGAGGACGCGCTCGTCCGGGTCAATAAAAAACTCACGATCCTCTCATCCATAACCCGGCACGACATCAAGAACCAGATCACAGCCCTCTCGGCATACCTTGAACTCTCGCGGATGGCGACCATGGATGTCCTCCCCGCATCGGAATATGTACAGAAAGAGATGCGGATTGCCGGGATCCTGGAGGAGCAGATCGATTTTACCCGGATATACGAGGATATGGGTACAACAGCGCCGACGTGGCAGAATATCGGGGACAGGATCGCGCGGGGAGTTGCTGCGCTGCCCATGCGGGATGTGACGGTGGAAGTCGACCGGAGGGACCTGGAGATTTATGCCGATCCCCTCTTCGAGAGAGTCCTGTACAATCTCATGGACAATGCCCTGAAATATGGCGGGAGCTCCATGACGGCCATCCGCGTAACATCCCGGGAGGTGAGCGGGGGGCTCGTTGTCACGTGCGAAGACAATGGGGAAGGTATCGCGCACGAGGACAAGGCCCGGTTATTCCAGCGGGGTTTCGGGAAAAACACCGGCCTCGGCCTCTTCCTCTCCCGGGAGATCCTCTCGATCACCGGCATCACCATTGCCGAGACGGGCGAACCGGGGAAAGGTGCCCGGTTCGAGATGGTTGTCCCGATGGGGGCCTACCGGTTCACGGGCGGGGCGTAA
- a CDS encoding DHH family phosphoesterase — protein sequence MGFCDDVKAAAEQIAAAPEITIISHIDADGIASEAVLSQAISRQGITVRSVFVRQLEPLTMPQVPSDSSLKIFSDLGAGQQNLLEERGLTEKDVIIVDHHVSQPAGISYTQVNCLPYGHTRMSAAGVCYLIAKELDPKNADLAKLAIIGNVGDMMAREKCGLVGPAREIIVEDGIRSGNVEVRKKDLNCYGTATRPVHLSLAYNDDPFIKGISNNPEGARQFLKKLGIRQQTPDGRWYVWEEISNEEKRTIISALAEQLIANGERVDRLLAETYGFPDEIPRTPLRNAQEYATMLNACGRWSKPQVGGAILRGDRGTAYREAEHMLNNHRAIIRSLLQYIIDTGVKELDNLQYLHVGGKYPDTIVGIGAGMALSKLNANKPILIMCEVPEDTNLTKVSMRTTERVVEKGIDLQKALSDASAEYGGGGGGHKIAAGAYIPKTAEEEFVYRVNRLLGEQFAAAGPGHR from the coding sequence ATGGGTTTTTGTGATGATGTAAAAGCAGCCGCAGAACAGATCGCGGCAGCACCGGAAATTACCATCATCTCCCACATCGACGCCGATGGCATTGCAAGCGAGGCGGTTCTCTCCCAGGCAATCTCACGGCAGGGCATCACGGTCAGGTCGGTTTTCGTGCGCCAGCTCGAACCCCTGACCATGCCACAGGTTCCTTCCGATTCCTCCCTCAAGATCTTCTCGGATCTGGGCGCGGGCCAGCAGAACCTCCTGGAAGAGCGGGGACTTACGGAAAAGGACGTGATCATCGTGGATCACCACGTGAGCCAGCCGGCCGGGATCTCTTACACCCAGGTCAACTGCCTGCCGTACGGCCACACCCGCATGAGCGCGGCCGGTGTCTGCTACCTGATAGCAAAGGAACTCGACCCGAAGAATGCGGATCTGGCCAAGCTTGCCATTATCGGGAATGTCGGGGACATGATGGCGCGGGAGAAGTGCGGGCTTGTCGGCCCGGCGCGGGAGATCATTGTCGAGGACGGGATCCGGAGCGGGAACGTGGAGGTCCGCAAGAAGGATCTCAACTGCTACGGAACAGCCACCCGCCCGGTCCACCTCTCGCTCGCTTACAACGATGACCCGTTCATCAAGGGGATCAGCAACAATCCCGAGGGCGCCCGCCAGTTTTTGAAGAAACTCGGGATCCGGCAGCAGACCCCGGATGGCCGGTGGTATGTCTGGGAGGAGATATCGAACGAGGAGAAGCGGACGATCATCTCGGCGCTTGCCGAGCAGCTCATAGCCAATGGCGAGCGGGTCGACCGGCTCCTGGCAGAGACCTACGGGTTCCCGGACGAGATCCCGAGAACACCGCTCCGGAATGCCCAGGAGTATGCCACCATGCTCAATGCCTGCGGGCGCTGGTCGAAACCCCAGGTTGGCGGCGCGATCCTCCGGGGCGACCGGGGCACGGCCTACCGCGAGGCCGAGCACATGCTCAACAACCACCGGGCGATCATCCGGAGCCTGCTCCAGTACATCATCGATACCGGGGTAAAAGAGCTCGACAACCTCCAGTACCTCCACGTGGGCGGGAAATATCCCGACACCATTGTCGGCATCGGGGCAGGCATGGCGCTCTCGAAACTCAATGCCAACAAGCCCATCCTGATCATGTGCGAGGTGCCGGAGGATACGAACCTCACCAAAGTCTCGATGCGGACCACGGAGCGGGTCGTGGAGAAGGGAATCGATCTCCAGAAAGCCTTGAGCGATGCCTCGGCCGAATACGGCGGCGGGGGCGGGGGTCACAAGATCGCGGCGGGAGCGTACATCCCGAAAACAGCAGAAGAGGAGTTTGTCTATCGTGTCAACAGGTTACTCGGAGAACAGTTCGCTGCGGCGGGTCCAGGTCATCGCTGA
- the moaC gene encoding cyclic pyranopterin monophosphate synthase MoaC — protein sequence MVKFTHIENDRAQMVDISGKGDVTREATAAGRIYLRPETLAAIRDGKVVKGNVLATARVAATMAVKNTSGMIPMCHPIPISSITVDFTEGDGYIESMVVVKMTGKTGVEMEALTGVSIALLTVWDMVKSAEKDADGQYPVTRITDVRVVEKKKGK from the coding sequence ATGGTGAAGTTTACGCATATCGAAAATGATCGGGCGCAGATGGTGGACATCAGCGGAAAAGGCGATGTTACCCGCGAAGCAACGGCAGCTGGGAGGATCTACCTGCGGCCGGAGACGCTTGCTGCGATCCGCGACGGCAAAGTTGTCAAGGGCAATGTGCTTGCAACAGCGCGGGTGGCGGCCACGATGGCGGTCAAGAACACTTCCGGGATGATACCCATGTGCCATCCCATCCCCATCAGTTCGATAACCGTCGATTTCACCGAAGGCGACGGGTATATCGAATCCATGGTTGTCGTGAAGATGACCGGTAAGACCGGGGTCGAGATGGAAGCCCTGACCGGTGTGTCCATTGCCCTTCTGACCGTGTGGGACATGGTCAAGTCGGCCGAGAAGGATGCGGACGGGCAGTACCCGGTCACCCGTATCACTGATGTGCGGGTTGTGGAGAAGAAGAAGGGGAAGTAA
- a CDS encoding 50S ribosomal protein L15e: protein MVKSMYAFVREAWKVPADSGVKELLWNRMQEWRREGSVVRIERPTRIDRARSLGYKAKQGIAVARVQVRRGGRRASRYVRARRSARMGKNRLTAGKSIQRIAEERASKKFPNMEVLNSYWVGQDGKLKYYEVILVDGHHPSIRADKNLAWMANPTHRGRAERGKTQAGLKGRGMLTRGKGTEKTRPSIRSHANQGK from the coding sequence ATGGTAAAATCAATGTACGCCTTCGTCAGGGAGGCATGGAAAGTACCGGCAGACAGCGGGGTCAAGGAACTCCTCTGGAACCGGATGCAGGAATGGCGCCGCGAAGGCAGCGTTGTCCGGATCGAACGCCCCACCCGTATTGACCGCGCACGGTCGCTCGGGTACAAGGCCAAGCAGGGCATTGCCGTTGCACGCGTCCAGGTACGCCGCGGAGGCCGCAGGGCATCCCGGTACGTCCGCGCACGCCGTTCAGCCCGTATGGGCAAGAACCGCCTCACTGCAGGCAAGAGCATCCAGCGCATTGCCGAGGAGCGCGCGTCCAAGAAGTTCCCCAACATGGAAGTGCTCAACTCCTACTGGGTAGGACAGGACGGGAAGCTCAAATACTACGAGGTCATCCTCGTTGACGGCCACCACCCCTCGATCCGTGCAGACAAGAACCTTGCATGGATGGCAAACCCCACCCACCGCGGCCGTGCAGAGCGCGGTAAGACCCAGGCCGGTCTCAAGGGCCGTGGCATGCTGACCCGTGGAAAGGGTACCGAGAAGACCCGCCCGAGCATCCGCTCGCATGCAAACCAGGGCAAATAA